One part of the Ursus arctos isolate Adak ecotype North America unplaced genomic scaffold, UrsArc2.0 scaffold_14, whole genome shotgun sequence genome encodes these proteins:
- the CNN1 gene encoding calponin-1 — MSSAHFNRGPAYGLSAEVKNKLAQKYDHQREQELREWIEGVTGRRIGNNFMDGLKDGIILCEFINKLQPGSVKKVNESTQNWHQLENIGNFIKAITKYGVKPHDIFEANDLFENTNHTQVQSTLLALASMAKTKGNKVNVGVKYAEKQERKFEPEKLREGRNIIGLQMGTNKFASQQGMTAYGTRRHLYDPKLGTDQPLDQATISLQMGTNKGASQAGMTAPGTKRQIFEPGLGMEHCDTLNVSLQMGSNKGASQRGMTVYGLPRQVYDPKYCLTPDYPELGEPAHNHHAHNYYNSA; from the exons ATGTCCTCTGCTCACTTCAACCGGGGCCCAGCCTACGGCTTGTCTGCTGAGGTCAAGAACAAG ctagcCCAGAAGTATGACCACCAGCGGGAGCAGGAGCTTCGAGAGTGGATCGAAGGGGTGACAGGGCGCCGCATTGGGAACAACTTCATGGATGGCCTCAAAGATGGCATCATTCTTTGCGA GTTCATCAACAAGCTCCAGCCAGGCTCCGTGAAGAAGGTCAATGAGTCGACCCAAAATTGGCACCAG CTGGAAAACATCGGCAACTTCATCAAGGCCATCACCAAGTATGGGGTGAAGCCCCACGACATTTTTGAGGCCAACGACCTGTTTGAGAACACCAACCACACCCAGGTGCAGTCCACCCTCCTGGCCCTGGCCAGCATG GCCAAGACGAAAGGGAATAAGGTGAATGTTGGCGTGAAGTATGCAGAGAAGCAGGAACGGAAATTTGAGCCAGAGAAGCTAAGAGAAGGGCGGAACATCATCGGGCTGCAG ATGGGCACCAACAAGTTTGCCAGCCAGCAGGGCATGACGGCCTATGGCACCCGGCGTCACCTCTACGACCCCAAGCTGGGCACGGACCAGCCGTTGGACCAGGCCACCATCAGCCTGCAAATGGGCACCAACaagggagccagccag GCCGGCATGACTGCACCCGGGACCAAGCGACAGATTTTCGAGccagggctgggcatggagcacTGTGACACACTCAACGTCAGCCTGCAGATGGGCAGCAACAAGGGGGCCTCGCAGCGGGGCATGACGGTGTACGGGCTGCCGCGCCAAGTCTACGACCCCAAGTACTGCCTGACGCCCGACTACCCGGAGCTGGGCGAGCCCGCCCACAACCACCATGCACACAACTACTACAACTCTGCCTAG
- the ELOF1 gene encoding transcription elongation factor 1 homolog produces the protein MGRRKSKRKPPPKKKMTGTLETQFTCPFCNHEKSCDVKMDRARNTGVISCTVCLEEFQTPITYLSEPVDVYSDWIDACEAANQ, from the exons ATGGGGCGCAGAAAGTCAAAACGGAAgccaccccccaaaaagaagaTGACCGGCACCCTAGAGACCCAGTTCACCTGCCCCTTCTGCAACCACGAGAAGTCTTGTGACGTAAAAat GGATCGTGCCCGCAACACCGGAGTCATCTCTTGTACTGTGTGCCTAGAGGAGTTCCAGACGCCCATCACAT ATCTGTCAGAACCAGTGGACGTGTACAGCGATTGGATAGATGCCTGCGAGGCGGCCAATCAGTAG